One Campylobacter lari DNA segment encodes these proteins:
- a CDS encoding flagellar hook-basal body protein, translating to MQNGYYQATGAMVTQFNRLDVVTNNLANVNTSGYKRDNVVIADFKRIFKETQDELPIQNHTRDAARFVNTTIDRVPQVNHVYTNFSIGSMKMTHNPLDLALTREDTFYLIKTNNGEVRLSQDGNFQLDDEGYLVNRQGYRVLSSDYFNNPENDGIRIGDSTSFINVDKNGIISASNQDIARLFVAQVDDLRDLQKDGDNMYKIDNLNKIRDLPNSNAIKQGFTQGSNVNPVTEMVGLIEANRMVEMYQKVMTSHMDDLNQEAINKLASTK from the coding sequence ATGCAAAATGGGTATTATCAAGCCACCGGTGCTATGGTTACGCAGTTTAATCGCTTAGATGTTGTAACTAATAACCTAGCAAATGTAAATACAAGTGGCTATAAAAGAGATAATGTTGTTATTGCAGATTTTAAAAGGATTTTTAAAGAAACTCAAGATGAGTTACCTATACAAAATCACACAAGAGATGCTGCAAGATTTGTAAATACAACTATAGATAGAGTTCCACAAGTTAATCATGTCTATACAAATTTTAGCATAGGTTCTATGAAAATGACGCATAATCCTTTGGATTTAGCTCTTACTCGTGAGGATACTTTTTATTTAATTAAAACAAACAATGGCGAGGTAAGATTAAGTCAAGATGGAAATTTCCAGCTTGATGATGAGGGATATTTGGTAAATCGTCAAGGATATAGAGTTTTAAGCAGTGATTATTTTAATAATCCTGAAAATGATGGCATACGCATAGGAGATTCTACTTCTTTTATTAATGTGGATAAAAATGGAATCATCAGTGCGTCTAATCAAGATATAGCAAGATTATTCGTAGCGCAAGTTGATGATTTAAGAGATTTGCAAAAAGATGGCGATAATATGTATAAAATCGATAATTTAAACAAAATCAGAGATTTGCCAAATTCAAATGCCATAAAGCAGGGTTTTACTCAAGGATCTAATGTTAATCCAGTTACAGAAATGGTAGGATTAATCGAAGCAAATAGGATGGTTGAGATGTATCAAAAAGTTATGACATCTCATATGGATGATTTAAATCAAGAAGCTATTAATAAATTAGCAAGTACTAAATAA